The Enterococcus rotai genome includes a window with the following:
- a CDS encoding helix-turn-helix domain-containing protein encodes MRIKGAIIRTTRKQKRLSQVTLAAGICTQGTVSNIENKNVCDSLEILDAICKRLNLSLESVLDDNDEKKLTSLLNHVEELCNTFRHKEAHSLLKETSINVADFQNKELEVRWFYFMGITNLLGYNNTTDSLFYFYRSDELGDSNSVYAILSVNSLGIVYEMANELDKAQVYYKKSIDMLQKMTIKMPIEATKIFFNTAKFYSLIKEYDTAFDLATQGMTLNRSYQSLYMLDLLAYEAAFNDYMRSTHLAAPDFSSAKAFASFNHNQSLLDVIESDEKNLSR; translated from the coding sequence ATGAGAATCAAAGGAGCCATAATCCGCACAACAAGAAAACAAAAAAGGTTGTCTCAGGTCACATTAGCCGCTGGAATTTGTACTCAAGGGACTGTGAGTAATATCGAAAATAAAAATGTCTGCGACAGTCTTGAGATCCTTGATGCCATCTGCAAAAGATTAAACCTCAGTCTCGAAAGTGTGCTGGATGATAATGATGAAAAGAAACTAACGTCTTTATTAAATCATGTAGAAGAATTGTGTAATACCTTCAGACACAAAGAAGCTCATTCACTTTTAAAAGAAACGTCGATCAATGTTGCTGATTTCCAAAATAAAGAATTAGAAGTTCGCTGGTTTTATTTTATGGGGATCACGAATTTATTAGGCTATAATAATACAACTGACAGCTTATTCTATTTTTATAGATCCGATGAGCTCGGTGATTCAAACTCTGTTTACGCGATTCTTTCTGTTAATAGCTTAGGCATCGTTTATGAAATGGCTAATGAATTAGATAAAGCTCAGGTTTATTATAAGAAATCCATTGATATGCTGCAAAAGATGACCATCAAAATGCCAATTGAAGCGACTAAGATATTTTTCAATACGGCCAAGTTTTACTCGTTGATCAAAGAATACGACACAGCGTTTGACTTAGCTACACAAGGCATGACTTTAAACCGATCCTATCAATCTTTATATATGCTGGATTTGTTAGCATACGAAGCGGCATTCAACGATTATATGCGCTCTACACACTTAGCAGCACCTGATTTTAGTAGTGCTAAAGCTTTTGCCTCATTTAATCACAATCAAAGTTTATTGGATGTAATCGAAAGTGATGAAAAAAACCTGTCTCGTTAA
- a CDS encoding lytic polysaccharide monooxygenase translates to MKKTMLKAVLTLSLLAGGLSVSATVTHAHGYVSSPGSRAYFGSTQGGKINKNVGRAEWEPQSIEATKNTFTPGKLASAGVSGFEPLDVQTTDRWHKSDITTGPLAINWTLTARHRTSTWDYYMTKQGWNQNQPLDIKNFDLIGRVDDKATVPEASVNHTITVPSDRKGYHVIYAVWNVYDTTNAFYQAIDVNVK, encoded by the coding sequence ATGAAGAAAACAATGCTCAAAGCAGTCCTTACCCTTAGTTTATTAGCAGGAGGTTTATCCGTTTCAGCTACTGTTACACACGCTCACGGATACGTTTCATCCCCTGGAAGTCGTGCCTATTTTGGTAGCACTCAAGGTGGCAAAATAAATAAAAATGTTGGACGTGCTGAGTGGGAACCTCAAAGTATTGAGGCAACAAAAAATACATTCACTCCAGGAAAATTAGCTAGTGCAGGTGTTAGTGGATTTGAACCATTAGATGTTCAGACAACAGATCGTTGGCACAAATCAGACATCACAACAGGACCACTTGCCATCAATTGGACCTTGACAGCTCGTCACAGAACTTCTACATGGGACTACTATATGACCAAACAAGGTTGGAATCAAAATCAACCATTGGATATTAAAAACTTTGATTTGATCGGTCGTGTTGATGATAAAGCAACAGTTCCTGAAGCTTCTGTTAATCACACAATTACCGTTCCTAGCGACCGTAAAGGCTATCATGTCATTTACGCTGTTTGGAATGTTTACGACACAACAAATGCCTTCTATCAAGCAATTGATGTCAATGTAAAATAA
- a CDS encoding chitinase has translation MKIKQFIPAFLLISGIAFGSLLTAAPVEAADSASEMVSVANKKVLVGYWHNWASKGRDGYKQGTSANISLADVNKAYNVVPVSFMKSDGVSRIPTFAPYNKTDAAFRQDVALLNSQGRAVLLALGGADAHIQLKTGDEQAFADEIIRQVETYGFDGLDIDLEQSAITAGDNQTVIPTALKKVKEYYRTQGKNFIITMAPEFPYLKPGGAYEKYITSLDGYYDYIAPQLYNQGGDGVWVDEIMKWIPQSNDALKYEFLYYMSDSMIHGTRTFLKIPNDKLVLGLPANVDGAGSGYVIDPNAVYRALDQLAKDGNPIKGLMTWSANWDTGTNVNGVPYNNEFATRYARILQ, from the coding sequence ATGAAAATCAAACAATTTATTCCGGCGTTTTTACTCATTTCAGGTATTGCCTTCGGTAGTTTACTCACTGCGGCGCCCGTAGAAGCAGCTGATTCGGCCAGTGAGATGGTCAGTGTGGCCAATAAAAAGGTTCTTGTCGGTTATTGGCATAACTGGGCTTCTAAAGGTAGAGATGGGTACAAACAAGGAACATCCGCCAATATTTCATTAGCAGACGTAAATAAAGCGTACAATGTGGTTCCAGTATCATTTATGAAAAGTGACGGTGTCAGCCGTATTCCAACATTTGCTCCATATAACAAAACAGATGCTGCCTTTCGTCAGGACGTTGCCTTGCTTAATAGTCAAGGACGTGCCGTTTTACTTGCCTTAGGTGGAGCAGATGCTCATATTCAATTAAAAACGGGTGATGAACAAGCTTTTGCAGACGAAATTATTCGTCAAGTTGAAACTTATGGCTTCGATGGGCTTGACATTGATTTAGAACAATCCGCAATTACTGCTGGTGATAATCAAACAGTCATCCCTACAGCATTGAAGAAAGTCAAAGAGTACTATAGAACACAAGGCAAGAATTTCATCATTACGATGGCACCAGAATTTCCTTACTTAAAACCAGGTGGGGCCTATGAAAAATATATTACTTCTTTAGATGGTTATTATGACTACATTGCACCTCAGTTATATAATCAAGGCGGCGATGGTGTTTGGGTAGACGAAATCATGAAATGGATCCCACAAAGTAATGATGCGTTGAAATATGAGTTCCTCTATTATATGTCTGATTCAATGATCCATGGGACACGAACATTCTTGAAAATTCCTAATGACAAACTTGTGTTGGGACTTCCTGCAAATGTTGATGGTGCTGGAAGTGGCTATGTAATCGATCCAAATGCGGTCTACAGAGCTCTTGATCAATTAGCTAAAGATGGCAATCCAATCAAAGGCTTAATGACTTGGTCTGCAAACTGGGACACTGGGACAAATGTAAATGGAGTACCTTATAATAATGAATTTGCTACAAGATATGCTCGAATTTTACAATAA
- a CDS encoding recombinase family protein — MAVIGYMRVSTHYQKFDSQQQALEEYGVDKIFKEYESGRKSFRNELNKALIILKPGDTFVIFKLDRLARGTKQLLGLLEEFDRRNIHFVSIENNIDTSTPMGRFFFTIMGAFAEMEAELIRERVLAGLSAAKKNGVILGRPPLVDQVNQALELYHNTTISIEEISKRCGISTSTIYHHLRKEGIYRTKKKTNLSNVEKILVSSGEKNE, encoded by the coding sequence ATGGCAGTTATTGGCTATATGCGTGTCAGTACACATTATCAAAAATTTGATTCTCAACAACAAGCGCTTGAAGAGTATGGTGTCGATAAAATTTTCAAAGAATATGAAAGTGGCCGAAAAAGTTTTCGGAATGAATTGAACAAGGCTTTGATTATTTTGAAGCCTGGTGATACGTTTGTTATTTTTAAATTAGACCGCTTAGCTCGAGGAACAAAGCAGTTGTTAGGCTTGCTAGAAGAATTTGATCGAAGAAATATTCATTTTGTCAGTATCGAAAATAATATCGATACCTCCACTCCAATGGGGCGTTTCTTTTTTACGATTATGGGCGCTTTTGCTGAAATGGAAGCTGAATTGATTCGTGAGCGTGTATTAGCTGGTTTAAGTGCTGCTAAAAAAAACGGGGTTATTTTAGGTCGCCCTCCTCTTGTTGATCAAGTGAATCAAGCTCTTGAACTTTATCATAATACAACGATTTCAATAGAAGAAATTTCAAAGCGCTGTGGCATTTCAACGTCTACGATATACCATCATCTAAGAAAAGAAGGTATTTATCGGACGAAAAAGAAAACGAATTTGTCAAACGTTGAAAAGATATTAGTTAGTAGTGGCGAAAAAAATGAATGA
- a CDS encoding peptidase domain-containing ABC transporter — protein sequence MTKKIPFTEQSEHSECGLACTAMVLNYYDDNVTLSHLRDVYGVPKGGNTLTNLNQILLDRGIETKAIRVLDLEILEEQTTPTICFWEERHYVVLEKLTAKEATILDPASGRKKIKRAEFQESFSNIALIITDVDVTITQRKKQKNATWTILKDILSDQKAKVALFIVLTLLIQMVTIAIPRLTQTIIDNSTAAVSNIFQIGSTIAILFIAYYLLQVARGLVLIVLENLFDLTLMKAFMKKIIHLPLRFFVNRSTGDLIFRANLSVIIQQIMSQRMLTISVDFLFVFIYLILMVNLSASLTLIAIFGAFLMGAISVVNSKRVQSITNKELIAQSKVQRILVELFEGMETVKSSGSENQFYSKWRKEFKNQIMLRAEKNRFSTWVRTIQTSIQFILPIILIYVGLFQVTKGQVTLGELISFNALSGAFIAPIVTVFDSYTEFLLLRSYFGKLNEILEAKENPRLAIEGEKVTAIDSVTVEDVSFKYSYFEEDILHSVSFNIEPGDKVAIVGKSGSGKSTLLKLLAGLYDTTSGQIKFNDIDLKQIDDRSLKNCVSIVNQKPTIFNASLYDNIVLNQDEATDERVEQAIFDSRVDEIIMNLPLGLETQISEGGMNLSGGQMQRISIARALVKETSLLLMDEPTSSLDNISENFIMNRLKTYDFTCIIVAHRLNTIKHFDRILVMDQGEIVEEGTHQELLALEGYYHSIYFDPMNVT from the coding sequence TTGACGAAAAAGATACCATTTACTGAACAAAGCGAGCATAGTGAATGTGGATTAGCTTGTACAGCGATGGTTTTGAATTATTATGATGACAATGTAACGCTAAGTCATCTTCGAGATGTCTATGGCGTACCAAAGGGGGGGAACACCCTAACAAATCTGAATCAAATTTTACTGGATCGAGGAATTGAAACAAAGGCTATTCGTGTGTTGGATTTAGAGATTTTAGAGGAACAAACAACACCAACCATTTGTTTTTGGGAAGAACGTCATTATGTTGTGTTGGAGAAATTAACAGCTAAAGAAGCCACGATACTGGATCCAGCAAGTGGACGGAAAAAAATCAAACGAGCTGAATTTCAAGAAAGCTTCTCGAATATTGCCTTGATTATAACGGATGTTGATGTGACGATCACACAACGAAAAAAACAAAAAAATGCAACATGGACGATTTTAAAAGATATTTTAAGTGATCAAAAAGCCAAAGTTGCTCTCTTTATTGTTTTGACACTATTGATTCAAATGGTAACCATTGCGATTCCGAGATTAACCCAAACGATTATTGATAATTCAACAGCAGCTGTCTCTAACATCTTTCAAATAGGTTCAACGATCGCGATTCTTTTTATTGCGTATTACTTATTACAAGTTGCCAGAGGGTTAGTTTTAATTGTTCTGGAAAATCTATTTGATTTGACGCTGATGAAAGCCTTTATGAAGAAAATCATTCATTTACCACTACGTTTTTTTGTTAACCGTTCAACAGGGGACTTGATTTTCCGTGCTAACCTCAGCGTGATCATTCAGCAAATCATGAGCCAGCGGATGTTAACGATCTCAGTAGATTTCTTATTTGTTTTCATCTATTTGATTTTAATGGTCAATTTGTCCGCTAGTTTAACCCTGATTGCTATTTTCGGTGCATTTTTGATGGGAGCAATTTCTGTTGTCAATTCTAAACGAGTTCAAAGCATCACCAATAAAGAATTGATTGCTCAATCTAAAGTTCAACGGATCTTAGTAGAATTATTTGAAGGAATGGAAACCGTTAAATCATCAGGATCCGAAAATCAATTTTATTCAAAATGGCGTAAGGAATTCAAAAATCAAATCATGCTGCGAGCAGAGAAAAATCGCTTTTCGACTTGGGTCAGAACAATCCAAACATCGATTCAATTTATTTTGCCGATCATATTGATTTATGTGGGGCTATTTCAAGTAACCAAAGGACAAGTAACATTAGGGGAACTAATTAGCTTCAACGCATTATCAGGAGCGTTTATTGCACCGATCGTGACTGTTTTTGATTCTTATACAGAGTTTTTACTACTACGTTCTTATTTTGGTAAGTTAAACGAAATTTTAGAAGCTAAGGAAAATCCTCGTCTAGCAATCGAAGGCGAGAAAGTAACTGCGATTGATTCTGTGACAGTTGAAGATGTATCATTTAAGTACAGTTATTTTGAGGAAGATATTTTGCATTCCGTTTCTTTTAACATTGAACCTGGCGATAAAGTGGCTATTGTTGGGAAAAGTGGTTCAGGTAAAAGTACATTATTAAAATTGTTGGCTGGTTTGTATGATACCACGTCAGGTCAGATCAAATTCAACGACATTGATCTAAAACAAATTGATGATCGTTCATTAAAAAATTGTGTTAGTATCGTTAATCAAAAACCAACGATTTTTAATGCATCCTTATATGATAATATCGTTTTGAATCAGGACGAGGCAACGGATGAACGAGTGGAACAAGCGATTTTTGATTCTAGAGTAGACGAAATCATTATGAATTTGCCATTAGGCTTAGAAACACAAATCTCTGAAGGCGGGATGAATTTATCTGGTGGACAGATGCAGCGAATTTCAATTGCACGGGCGCTGGTAAAAGAAACCAGTCTATTATTAATGGATGAGCCAACAAGTTCACTAGATAATATTTCTGAAAACTTTATTATGAATCGATTGAAGACGTATGATTTTACTTGTATCATTGTGGCGCATCGTTTAAATACAATCAAACATTTTGACCGGATTTTAGTGATGGATCAAGGGGAAATCGTGGAAGAAGGAACGCATCAAGAGTTACTGGCGTTAGAAGGGTATTATCATTCGATCTATTTTGATCCGATGAATGTCACATAA